Proteins encoded by one window of Candidatus Odinarchaeum yellowstonii:
- a CDS encoding MBL fold metallo-hydrolase, whose protein sequence is MMIKLIFYGGVEEIGGNKILLEYKKSKLFLDFGQSFKFGEEYFTGWLQPRYITGCRDYFEFNLLPKIKGLYSKEMLKETDLEYTQPAVDAVLLSHAHFDHINHIKFIDQQIPVYCGHGAKVFIDVEEETSPSAYYGEHEYRLFKSGDRIRVTDNIEVEPIHVDHSIPGAYGFLIHTPEGALAYTGDMRRHGPMKEMTAEFIKKASENKILALISEGTRVAPEESRKLYTEKQVLEIGSRLVEENNKLIVATSYSRDIDRFRTLYEIAVRNSRTLVISTKTAYLFSKVKEKLKLPDPLKDDNIRVYYKRKASGSYDDKDYYKWERPFMNKMVTAEEISRKQKNYLLHLTFYSFTELIDIKPIPGSLFIHSMSEPFSEEDVEAEVMQNWISHFKLKFHQLHASGHASKKDITSIIKEINPDRIIPVHTEHPDLFKKTLTQPVIKPEAGKPLKI, encoded by the coding sequence ATGATGATAAAGCTGATATTCTACGGTGGAGTTGAAGAGATAGGTGGAAATAAAATCCTCCTAGAATATAAGAAGAGTAAACTGTTCCTCGACTTCGGGCAGTCGTTTAAATTCGGCGAAGAATATTTCACAGGGTGGCTTCAACCCAGATATATAACCGGTTGCAGAGACTATTTCGAGTTTAACCTTTTACCGAAGATAAAAGGCTTATACTCGAAAGAGATGTTGAAAGAAACAGATTTAGAGTACACCCAGCCCGCCGTTGATGCGGTTCTCCTCTCACACGCACACTTCGACCACATCAACCATATAAAATTCATAGACCAGCAGATACCGGTATACTGCGGACATGGAGCTAAAGTATTCATAGACGTTGAAGAGGAGACAAGCCCATCCGCATATTACGGGGAGCATGAATACCGCCTATTTAAATCAGGGGATAGAATAAGAGTAACTGATAACATAGAAGTGGAGCCGATACACGTAGACCATTCTATACCAGGAGCCTACGGTTTCCTAATTCACACACCTGAAGGCGCCCTAGCCTACACAGGTGATATGAGAAGACACGGCCCTATGAAGGAGATGACAGCTGAATTCATTAAAAAAGCGAGTGAAAATAAAATTCTAGCTTTAATATCAGAAGGGACAAGAGTAGCTCCAGAGGAAAGTAGAAAACTATACACGGAAAAACAAGTTTTAGAAATAGGCTCCAGGTTAGTTGAAGAAAATAATAAACTGATTGTAGCAACCTCCTATAGCAGAGACATCGACCGGTTTAGAACCTTATACGAGATAGCGGTGAGAAACTCGCGAACCCTAGTTATATCAACTAAAACAGCTTACCTTTTCAGTAAAGTGAAAGAGAAGCTTAAACTCCCTGATCCTCTAAAAGACGATAATATCCGCGTCTACTATAAGAGGAAGGCTAGCGGCAGCTATGATGATAAAGACTACTATAAATGGGAGAGACCGTTCATGAATAAAATGGTCACCGCTGAGGAGATAAGCAGAAAACAAAAAAACTATCTACTACATTTAACATTCTACTCTTTCACAGAGCTTATCGATATTAAACCCATACCTGGAAGCTTATTCATACACTCGATGAGCGAGCCTTTCTCAGAGGAGGACGTGGAGGCGGAAGTGATGCAAAATTGGATATCACATTTCAAACTTAAATTCCATCAATTACACGCGTCAGGCCACGCCTCTAAAAAAGATATCACCAGCATTATTAAAGAAATAAACCCGGATAGAATAATCCCAGTTCACACAGAGCACCCGGATTTATTCAAGAAAACATTAACTCAACCTGTTATTAAACCGGAGGCGGGTAAACCCTTGAAAATATGA
- a CDS encoding DUF167 domain-containing protein encodes MIYEVEVKFKGDSIIIKGNRIEAHLNSKPERGEANRELIKKLAKFFNTSTSNIKIIKGLKSKYKIVEVIEEK; translated from the coding sequence ATGATATACGAAGTGGAGGTTAAATTCAAAGGCGACTCTATAATAATTAAAGGTAACAGAATAGAAGCCCACCTTAACTCTAAGCCTGAGAGGGGGGAGGCTAACAGGGAGTTAATTAAAAAACTCGCTAAATTCTTCAACACCTCCACCTCTAATATCAAGATTATTAAAGGTTTGAAATCCAAATATAAAATAGTTGAAGTGATTGAAGAAAAATAA
- a CDS encoding macro domain-containing protein has product MQVKISNIIIECVKGDIASQQGFTAIVNAANAYLRRGGGVAGAIHKAAGPGLEEECKPLAPIKPGEAVITGGHNLPNKYVIHCLGPVYGFDKPEDKHLSDCYRNALKLAEKHQIDSIAFPAISTGAFQYPVEEAAKIAFKTIIELIPELKYVKRVRFVLHSERDLQTHEKILAELTAKLSTSTKNS; this is encoded by the coding sequence ATGCAAGTCAAAATTTCAAATATAATAATAGAGTGTGTTAAAGGCGATATAGCATCACAGCAAGGTTTCACAGCGATCGTGAACGCGGCTAACGCTTATCTTAGAAGAGGCGGCGGAGTTGCAGGTGCTATTCACAAAGCAGCTGGACCGGGTCTTGAAGAAGAGTGTAAACCGTTAGCGCCGATAAAACCAGGTGAAGCTGTAATTACAGGAGGCCACAATCTCCCCAACAAGTATGTAATACACTGTCTAGGCCCAGTTTACGGCTTTGATAAACCTGAAGACAAACATCTATCAGATTGCTACCGCAACGCGTTAAAACTAGCTGAAAAACATCAAATAGACTCTATCGCCTTCCCTGCTATTTCAACGGGGGCATTCCAATACCCTGTGGAGGAGGCGGCTAAAATAGCTTTCAAAACAATAATAGAGCTGATCCCGGAGTTGAAATACGTTAAGAGAGTCCGGTTTGTTTTGCACAGTGAAAGAGATCTTCAAACACATGAAAAAATACTCGCCGAGTTAACCGCTAAACTCAGCACGTCCACCAAAAATAGTTAA